TTACAGCAAGGACTAGAGCTGTTAATTGTCCAtgcatgtgttttaaaatgtcctACATTTTCCTATACAACTGTTGATGCAGGAGAGTTTGTCTCCTGATCTCTATTTACTTGATGGTTGCAGCAAATAACCTTTGAAGTAGAACACAGTTAATACAACCACATTGTtcccattttctatttttaaggGACTTGTCTTACAATAATATAAAGGAGGTTGCGAATTTTAAGGGCTGCAGTTCTTTGGAAGAAATGTAAGTAGAAatgtttgattttatttatttatgtatttattattataaataataacTGCTAAGTGTACTTAATTCAGATCTTCCACTAATTGGGTCTTTTGCTTCATGTTTGATAATGAGAAAATTTCAGAGATTTACGCAGGCCAGAAGGGAATATTGTGATCATTTTGTCTGAATTGTAAATTACAAGCTAGAAAATTTTACCCCATCAAATTGACCTCACAGAGCCAAAGACTGAATTGTTCCTGTGCCACAGAAAGGATGCTTGTCATAGCAGTATTGgcatacatatacataaatgCTGGTTGCACTAGCCCTTATCCTtggtattctctctctctctctctctctcatctgtgCTCCAAATTCTTTAACTCACTGTCTATCCAGCATGTTTCTGTTAAAAGTCCTTTTTCTCTAGTTCTCACCACCCCCTCCAAGCACGCAGTTCCATTCCTTAAATccctttgttatttttttctctttgcaacatCAGATTAAAGCTCCTCACGCTTGTTTTACAGGCTCTACATAGTCTCCCCCTGTTTAAGTGTCTGCTCTTATTTCCGCTTGCACTGTTCCCAAGCCTCCTTCCCCTTATTGCTCCATATATGTCACAACCTGCTTTCTACTTTCCACTAGTATCCATTGCTTTCTACTTTCCACTAGTATCCCATTATTCCTGGAtcagtttcctcctcctcctccttgcctgtCTGGATCCTAGTATTGTGCCCCATATAAACTGCTTTTGACATGTATTCAGACActttgcctgcctgccttccttgcCTCATTGTCTCTGCAGATCCTCTTGTCCAGTAATGTAAGATGTCAGGCATTGTAAAGTGTCTAAACAGTGTATGATACTACataggcatatattttttttattaaggacACATTTACAATATTAAtgcaaacagtaaaaaaaaaaaataaaaaaaatctccatctcTTCCTTCCACCTCTGCTACTTGTCTGGATATTGTCAGAAACAGTCCAggacagaagaaagcaaaaaaaatgcaCCTTCCCCATCTGTCTTCAGAGAAAGTGTGAATGTTTTACCCACCCGTAGACACTAAAGTCAAGAGGTACCTAGCACTCGGCAAACTTGATCTCCATTGGACTAGAAAGGGCAGTGAGTTCTGGAGCTCTCCTGCTTTGTTTTAAAGTTCAGAATACAAAAGAATGTCAGTGCATGCTGCCTGTCAGGAGGATGCGTAAGAGGAGAATGAATTGTAAATAGAACCTGCCCATTAACTCTTGCATAATAAAGGGTCTCTTGATGCTCTCCTTTTCTATATTGCTATTTTAAGAAGTAAACGTTCACTTTTGGGTTGGAATTTGGCCTAAAACATCTCAGTCTTAAAATGAATGAGTTTTTTGTCAATGGCATGGTCAATCTCAGTCACAGAGTAACATTTTTGGCTTGGAGATGGTTCAAGCCACACTTGTTAATGTTCACCTCTGGCAAATGACTTGTGAATTAAGATTGGCCCTCAGGCTCCATAGTGGGGCCAGAATTAACCTGGCCAGACAAAATGGTTACAGACATCCTTGTTTAGTGGAGAGTATTTATTTAAATAGTAGTCCTGGAATGGAAGAATGCTCAGAAAAATCTTTCTTGATTGATGGTGTCAACTGGCCCTCTTCATGTATGATTATTGAGACTTGGTTGCATCTGAAGGAGAAGCCAGGGATAGCAGCAGAGAAAAATACACTTGTAGGTGATGAAAAAGCAAAGCCATGTCTCTCTGTCTAGTGGAAATCTGCCCATATGTAACAATTTTCCTCTACACATTTCAGTTCCTTACAGCATAATCAGATCTTTGAAATCAGGGAAGACACCTTCCAGGGACTAACTTCCCTCCGCATACTGTAAGTACATATTCTTATTTACTGAACATTACACAACATAGTTTATGATTCATGTCTGGGTTTGATGCTAATAAACTGTCTAGTTAGATGTGCGAGATCCCAAGGAAAAGGAAATTATGACCCATGAGAAGAGAACATTATTTCTATTAGACATCAACTTTAGTCTCTCTTCATTCTGAATGgtgtgtttatatattttatactaAGTAAGTAAAGAATGTATACACaatatattaaaaaggaaaaaagttgtTTCCTGTTATTTCcgtaattaattattttaatctaAAATCAACAGCAAAAATGTGTAACTAAAGTAAGGCAAATGTTGATCTCCCAGATGTTGCACATAAGTGTTGCCTTTGAATGCAAAATCATTAAAAAGTTTGAGGATAGTGAAAGTTGAAAATTTTGTTccttgggagatttttttttccagctccccACTATTGCTTATAAAACTTTGTCTGGGGAAATACTCTCTGTTTTACTTGTGTGTGGCAGACTTATACGATGAAACAACGTGTTAGTAAACACTAGCATTTAAAATGTGGTTCATAATACATAATCACACAACCTGTTGCAGTGGTAGTACACAAGAGTTCTAAAATGCAGAAATAAAGGAATCTCTGGACACTTGAAACTGAGAGGCACAGAAGGAATCCTCTTCAGCCTCTTGCCTGGAGATCAGGAATCCCTGAAGGTCTCTTGGTCTTTGGAACCACAGAGTTACAAGAGAACCAAGTTAACCCCCTGTTGTGATCCTTGGCTGAAGGGTCCACCATTGGTGTTGTAGCAATTTTGAAGCACCCCAGCATAGGGGAAGGGTGGAAGGGACAGTCACACACCTCTATTGTACCGAAGCACTTTGATTCTAAAGCTCTCTAAATTTGGAGTACTTCAGATGTATTCCTGTCCACAGCCAGGAGTGTTAAGAGTATCAAATGTATTCCAAATGCTGCAGTTAATATTCTGACCTTtcagcatgtgctcagcacctGGGAAGACCAGGCTTTTTGATTGCTATTGTGAATATGTAATTCCGTAGAGAACATTTCATGGTGATACTGAAAATAAATTATGTAAACTATTTGGCTTCCCTGCCAGAGGCACAATATGACTTCCCTCCTACAACATGGAGCTTTAAACAATGGCTAGTTAAACTTTCAGTGACATCATTACTAACACATTGACACATTTTTATTAATTGCAGTGATCTCAGTAAAAATCGCATCCATCAGGTTCACAAGGAGGCATTTACTACACTGGGTGCTCTAACTAACCTGTAAGTAGACCTTTTTTTGTGCAGTAATCCCTCTAGCACTAAATTGCTGGAATATTAATACTTTTCCACTTAAACTGATATGGTTTGCATTTCATAATTGCCTGTCATCTCTTTGGATATCAAAACATCAAATACATATTATGCAAACACAACAGTTAAAAACTTGTATCTTGTACAGGGCAGCTCTTGTATAAAATGCTGCATAACCGCAATTTGAGGAGACAGGCTATTGTCCAGATTCTAGAGTGGACCACTGCTCTATGGAATGTGCTATGGTATATTCAGATATCCTATTATGTGTAATGCAATTTTAATATTCACCTTTCAGAGACCTCAGTTTCAATGAGCTGATTTCCATCCCGACTGAAGGCCTGAATGGATTAAATCAACTTAAGCTTGCAGGCAATTTTGAACTGAAAGAAGCACTGGCAGCAAAGGAATTTGCAAAGCTCCGGTATGTTGTTCAAACAATAGAGGAGGAGTATTAAGCCATGGAGTGTCCAAACTCACATTTAAAATGGCATTCAAATAGATGTACAGAATGATAAAATTAATCCAGTTGTACTGGAAGGTTATAAGTTATACTTATGTGCAGTATTAGTGTTTAGCACTTGTACCATAATGTTGCCCAGGCACCCCTTAAAGACCCTTCTGTGATAGggtcacagaaacccctgcatctatcttcctgaaacttggcaggcttcatgccctcagagggGGCTACCATCCTGGCAACTTTCATGTGcgtcaggcaagaaatgacaaagttataggcattttcatgattccctattatagcctatggacaaaatgtaaaaatgcatcaaaacaaagaaacagttttgatgaaatgataCGGAACAGTGGGTTGAAATGAAaggatgaaacaaaacactgtccctttgaaatggtgaaatggaagttgaaacgatGCTATTTCAAACAGCCCTAGTGGTTATCACAGGCaaggggagcagtgagggaaggtagAGGGGGATTAGAAACAGGGGACAGGGATCCAGACCAGCATCATTAGCCAGAGGGTTTGGAGCAGGCACTTATAACTATATGGAATCAGGGTGTGGGTGATAATCCAGCTAAGCCACAAGCCAGGAGATGCCTGTCAGACAACAGGGGTCTGGAACCATGAGGGCTCGAGCAGGTGGCATGACAGTCTGGAAATGGCAGGGGTCTGGGCTGGAAACCGGAACAAGGAGGAGGGCCGGAACCAGGATAAAATCAGGAAGTGGGACCTAGAGCACAGGAAATCAACAAGCAGGACCAAGGCCACTAAGAAAAAAGAGGTAGGACTAAGCAAACCAGGAGCAGGGAATCAGAAGCTCAGGGCTAGACAGGGAGATAGCTGTCTTGTTTGAGTAGCCTGTTGGGTACTGAAAGGGCTGCTGCTTAAAAGCAGGTAGCCCCACCCAGCAGGCAACTGGGTCCAGGTAGAGGAGTAGATGGGCCACTAGCAACCAGGCCAGCTTGGGTAACTAGGGCCAGTTGTAGCAATTTGACTAGCCTGTTGCCTTGGCTCCTTACACTCTGGAGCAGAAAGAATGTAGTGATGCATTTACACAGCACTGTCTGGGCTAATTACCTCTATTTCTCAACTGCACAGACTAACTACCTGCGGCACCATGCTAAGGTGTTGTATTGTTTCTACTGCTGAGCTAGCATGCCCAGAGCAACTTGGCATATAGTGAGCATTTGAGGGGGTTAACCAAACCCTCACATTGTCTGTTGTTGCAGCTTGCACACCACACCTGTGTGGCCCAGTGGGCTAAATGATTCAGATTGAAAGCTTCAGACAGTGACCTCAATTAGGAAGGATTAAAGTACAGAGGCCCCCTATTTTTTTCATCTCCCATTTCTGGCCAAAAGAAAGATCCATACCACGAAACCTTGAATTATGCCATATAAACAAAATCAACGACGGCGATGACAGAGATGTGTGCTTAATATTGTGGTCATCTGGGAATTAACTTGTTTTTGCAGAGTTATTTTTCAGAAAGCTGCTTTAGTTTTCATTTTGGTGTGTACCGGTTATACCATAAACAGTAGCTACAACTTTGCTTTTCATAAGATGAAGAATGTGTAGTGTAGAAATGTGCCAAACCCAAAGGAATTTTTCATTATAGTGACCCTAAACTGAAGGCTTGTGCAAAATCACCTCATCTTTAGTTTTGATTTTGCAAATCCAAGAATATTCAGTCAGTTCTAATATTGCAACGTACAAGCTCTCCAGCAGCTTTTTTCACTAGTCAGGTCTGAAATTGGTCTTGGCTAGTAAGTGTAACAAAAAGAGGTCTCTGTTGAATAGTTTGAGCGTGGAGACATGCCAATGCCACTTATTAAAAAATATAGACTCCAGGTAATAGTGCTTGTTGTTTTGCTTGTTTCAGGTCCCTTTCTGTTCCATATGCATACCAATGCTGTGCATTTTGGGGTTGTGACTCTTATTTGAACTCTAACACAGAAGAATCCAGCCACCAAGACCAAAGTGCAGCAATAGATCATGATAGAGGTGAGTGCTCCATTGGGTCGGAACAAGAATTATAGGCCAGAGTAAACCAAATGTGTGGTAATGGTGTCCTCCAACAAGCAGATTCAACTAGAAAAGAATTGGAAGACTTTTTTTGTGATACGTGAATCCTCTGCAAAAGGATTGGCAGTAAAGTCCAATTTCTCTCGCCAAACATGTGGAAATGGGCCTGCCCAAAAAAATGTaggctttttttctgtttcagttagaaaatatttctttactCTCATTGTTCTATACTGTAATTGGTTctcaatttttattttccttctgggACCCAAAGTCCATCAGTGGTACTTTGCCAAGATCCAGTCAAATCCTACAATCTGTTATGAGCCCAAAAGATTATATCCTTGGGACATGGCAAAAACCTATGCCAGCATCTTGTAGTAGAAATTTCTGGCAAGGGAGGCTGCACGCTGATTTAGCTGCACCCCCTGTGGGGAGGCTTGCTCAGGGTGATGTTTCTCCTACCTTTCTCCCACACCGCATTCATTGCAAAGGCCAGTAGTACTGtgcagggaaggagaaaaagggGAAGAGCCAAAAGGGTTAAGGGGACTAaagttgggggggcagggaagggagggaaccaTAATAGAGGAAAGGAAGTAAAGGCATTTATAGACATGGTCCGGGAGTTGGAAGGAGGAGGGTGACACTTTATTAAAGCTCTGGGAATGTCACacgtccccatgctgaaacatGGTGGTGGGGTTGCTTTTAaccaaagcttgttgaacgagctatagttaaagcacctccaccgccatttttcagtgcagggatgccaatgcatgtgatgctggagtctgctggagcacggtaattaccacactccagcagactcgattaattgagttaaatatcgtgctccagcagacttgattaatccagtaGACCCAATTGATTGAGTCTGCTTGATTcgttaagtctgctggagcatggtaactgattaataaagtctgctccaacgcactgtaattacggCCTTCGGAGCAGCCTTGTTGCATATCTATAGGAGCCCTAAGCGACCTGCTCCTTTGCTGCCATTTATACACATtgcagattttatctggtgtgGGATTTTGCTGCTTTCTCCCCTCAACCCATGGCAGGACCCAAAAAGCACCCTTCACAGTTCCCTGGGGGATATTTTCTTGGATGAGATTGGTTCTCCTTTTCAGGTTTCCATATGGCTTTCCTAAgcttattaaaacaaaatgcaagctAAATAGTATATGTATGTGGGAAAGAAATCCCGAGAGAATGGTTTTCTTAAATCTGAAGCAAAGTGGTAGTtaagggtgggtgggtgtttgtttgttcatttttctaAGCAAAACATTGATAAGCCATAAGtgggggaaacattttttttcactatctagttataaatatttgaaaaaagcCATATGATGCCTCCACAGGACTAAAATTGTTGCCTTTGGTTACTCAGGCACAGCAGATGCAGATGTTCTAAGGAATGGTGAAAATGAAGAACTGGGTCAGACGATTATTCACTGTACGCCCACAACAGGTAAATATAGCAACCCACTTTCATCGTGCTTAGAACTCCTGGCTTTGTGTTGTGCTACAGCTGTCTGTTGAATTATGTCTTTAATTCCTCATGGTCCCTGTGTACCTCCTTTGTGCTAGCTCCTGTTTTCATATGTGGAATATTGTAGGGATTTCCTCaatcacaggaaaagcaattTGGGATCAAAGTATCTTAATTTGTCAGTATTGTGTCTGTACTGATCTCAGCAGTTAAATTGGAAATGATTTTGATGTGCTCTTTGTTTTTGGATTAGTTGGTGGCTCACAGAAGTTGTAATTCACGTGCTATGGCAGAATCTTTACAACTCTTAGATCTCTAATTTTGCACTTGCCAGGTATGCTTTAGTCTTTTTACAGATCCAAGCATCAGTACTTTTTCTGCAAGTTTATTATTTGCAAGTTTTTGACCAGCCCCTCCCTTGCAATATCTTCTGTTGCTTTTGTCTTGAGTTAAAACATCAACCCTTTCTGCACGTAATGAATCATTGCTCATAAAAAGCAAAAGTAGGGAGTGGATTTAATTCCAGGGTATGAACTACTGAGTGGGACCAGTGTACTAATGCAGTCATGAAAGCCTCAGCAagtctcctctttcctcccttcacACATGCACCctgagaatagaaaaaaaaattggctggaGGACAAGGGaagtgaggagggagaggggtctGGATGTTGAGGGGGATTATTCTTACAGAATTGCAGGAGACAATCACTAGAATATTGTAGAGCTACTAAAAATGGCTTAAAGTATGGTAGTCTTAGAAATATCAAATTTCCTTTCCTTCTACTCTATCTTCCCTTTTGTTTTTCATATATGGCAtgctgtgtttatttttaatagtatTCTGCTTAGCAATTTTTGCTGTAAAATATGAATCTAGTTCTGAGCTTTGATTATTGAGGAACCTTTTATTTAGTAATGCCTACAAGAGAGGGAACCTTACCAGCTATTTCGGCTAGTCCATTTTCTAGTAATCCAGTTAATACCATTATTTGTCCAGAAATAAAACTAATTAACTTCACAAGAAATTGTTCAATTCAGCTTGTTCCAAAAACTGAGTTCAAAAGGGCAGGTCAGGCCTTGAGGAATTTTTTCATTGACCTTTGATAATTTCCCACCATAACCATTTCAGTCAGATTTCAGAGCAGACAGTACTTACTTGTTTACCTAACTGTAAAGTGTGTCAGTTGTGTATAATAATAATCTGGTGGCATTTTTGCTGCTTGTCATCCTTGAAGCTCTAACCTGTAGCTGTTGTATCTTGTCCTGGCTTTATTGGCTCTTAGAAATCATATCACCATGCTAACAGCATATTCTGGCCACACCTTGTTTTGCCCTGATGGTCCCTAGCAGGTAGCATAGAGTTGGGGCCAAGACCCATACTATCAGTAATAACAATTTGAGTACCTGAAGAATTGCACCGCATTGCACATACACTGCAGTTCTCATTCAGATGCTTTGGATTCCTCATCAAATAATTCTTGTGATATCAATGTTGCCTTGCAAAAGAGTTAATGCAGAGGAGCTGAGTAAGTCTGTAAGCAATTAAACTGCCTAAGTACAATTATGACACATTTATGATTTAAATTAGTTTACCATTTGTTTCTTCACCTTAGTGACCAAATTTGaaggctgctccccccccccctttttttttttttttgacttaaGAGAGCATGCAGTGTTTCATTGGCAGAGTTGAAAATAGAAACTTAGGGAATTGCTGCACCAACCAAAGTAGATAAATTGAGTTTACTGGTAAGTAAATTCAATTTACTTAACAAAAGTGTTTCCTTGTAATTTAAGCCTAACACAACCAAAGTTAGTCCAAAATAGGTGTTTGTGAATAATATAACGGaccttgtttgaaaaaaaaaacaacaattttttttttttttgagggtggGTTTAAAcatttaggtttttttccccattataccaACTTGTTTAAACAGTATGGAGATCAAAAAAGAAAAGTGTATTTAAGTGACACTAATAACATTTTACCAACAATTTAAATTTAATTCCTGTACACGGTGTATTCCCAAGTGACCATTCACTTCAGTAATTATCATTTCATGCATAATTAATTAGTGAATAGCTTCAGCAACATAGTTTACTTTCATAGTTTAGTGACCTATTTAGCAGTACAGCTGAGTCCTGCTATTCCAGAGATAATGAGCAGTTTCCTCATAGCTTTGAAAATATCGGGTTGTTTATGTActgttttttcttaatttattgtctttttttttttctaggtgcTTTTAAGCCCTGTGAATATTTACTGGGAAGCTGGATGATTCGACTTACTGTCTGGTTTATTTTTTTGGTTGCTATGTTCTTCAACCTGCTTGtcattttaactgtatttgcATCATGTACTCCATTACCATCCTCCAAATTGTTTATAGGCCTGATTTCTGTTTCTAACTTGTTTATGGGAGTCTATACTGGTATTTTAACTTTCCTGGATGCAGTCTCTTGGGGAAGATTTGCTGAATTTGGCATATTATGGGAGACTGGCAGTGGTTGTAAAGTTGCTGGGTTTCTTGCAGTGTTTTCATCAGAAAGTGCCATTTTCTTCCTGATGCTGGCAGCTGTCGAACGAAGCTTCTCTGCAAAGGAGATCATTAAAAAGGGGAAAAGCAATCGCTTAAAACAATTTCAGGTTGCTGCAGTTTTTGCTTTCCTGTGTGCAACAGTAGCAGGTTGCTTGCCTCTTTTTCATAAAGGGGAATATTCAGCATCACCCCTCTGCTTACCCTTCCCAACTGGAGAAACACCATCATTAGGGTTTACAGTAACTTTAGTGCTTCTAAACTCATTAGCATTTTTGCTAATGGCTATTATCTACACTAAACTGTATTGCAACTTAGAAAAAGAGGACCTCTCAGAAAATTCACAATCTAGCATGATTAAGCATGTTGCTTGGCTAATCTTCACCAACTGCATCTTTTTCTGCCCTGTTGCATTTTTCTCATTTGCGCCGTTGATCACTGCAATCTCTATCAGTCCTGAAATAATGAAGTCTGTTACTCTAATATTTTTCCCATTGCCTGCTTGTCTGAATCCAGTCCTGTATGTTTTCTTCAATCCAAAGTTCAAGGAAGACTGGAAGTTACTTAGGCGCCACATGACGAAGAAGAATGGTGCAGTAGCAATTGCAGTCAATACTCAAGGTGGCTGCATGACACAGGATTTCTACTATGACTGTGGCATGTATACACATTTGCAGGGTCACCTTGCCATGTGTGAATGTTGCGAATCACTTCTTTTATCCAAGCCTGTGTCATGTAAACACTTAATAAAATCACACAGTTGCCCTACACTGGCAGTGGTACCGTGCCAAAGGCCAGATGGCTATTGGTCAGACTGTGGCACCCAGTCTGCCCATTCTGATTACGCAGATGAGGATGACTCTTTTGTGTCGGACAGTTCAGACCAAGTGCAGGCCTGTGGTCGTGCATGTTTCTATCAAAGCAGAGGATTCCCTTTGGTTCGTTATGCGTACAATATACCAAGAATTAAAGACTGAAAGGCtttgctgcaggcttttctcaaaaaagaaaaaagtacaaTGCTTCATAGACCATTTACCTGTTCTTTCAACCAGGAAGCACTTTTGTAATCATTGTGTGGTGTAACTTGTAAAGAAGGGAAGTGGGCAGTTTGTTTCTTGagccatacatttaaaaaaaaatgttgccctGATTGTAAATAATTGGTAAGCCAAAATTTGTAATCCAGTATTTTTATTCTTTCCAAGCAATAGTGGCTTCTTTTATACCGTTTTTATGTGCTAAAGGTCTATTTCCATGTTGTACTCCAATTGTATTTTGCTTTTACTGCTGCGAGGTAAGCTCTGTCAATTTTTCCTGTTAAGCACAATATAAAGGACAGCTGTTAAtattaagaaattatttttaaaatgtgatttttctataattaagagaaaaaaatctgttgcTAGCTTTGTATAGGATATTCAGCATTAATCTCAGGATGACTTACTGCAGGGCCAAAAAGGGACTAATTCTCCCATACAGAACTGTGAGAGCAATACAAGCATACTATATTTATGTTTTTTATATTTCAAGCTAAGATTTGATTTTAATaggataaaatattttgttttaatagaaAATACTTCAACCCTCAATATCTATAGACTGTCTGAAATGAGAATATTAACAGCTGTCAGGAACAGTAGAATTGAGAGCACACTTTAGGGATAATGGACATTGCTTCAGGTGAAACCACAGTAACTTACTTCAgtgtttggttaaaaaaaaaaaaaaagtcagtctgAGAATTTTCGTGAACTAGACAGTGTATATCATCACTGCTGTCGGTGTCTGAGGTTAGCTTGTTTAGAGATGGTAGCTGAAATATTTTGCAGCCCTGACCAATGTTTGCAACAGTGCTTTAACACTCAATGGTGTTTGTAAGCATACTGAAATTTTACTAAATGGGGTAATAATGAAAAGCAGCTTTGCAGTATAGGAAGTCCTGCATTTCTGCCAATTATTTTACTGAGGGTAAAGCATACTGTGGAGAGATGGACTGATTTGCATGTATATcagtgaattattttttaaaatcatttgagATCTGAGGCCCAAATGTCATTAAATTACAATCAATGATACTATTGTCCATGCTTAGTTTGAAATCTGATCAACATAAAATTATGAATGCATGATCAAAATAAATATGTGCGTTTCTTTAACGGTATGATAAATCAATAGCAAATCCACTGCCATCCCAGTTACTCTGGAAATATTCTTTTTAAGATTTAAGCTAGATTGCGGTTTTGAGAATTAAACTGTACATACTGTGCATAGAATTAATTTTTATCTTTGTATTGTAAATTATTTGATAGAACACATGATGGGAAATGTGGCTTCAGTTCATTTTGTTAATTAAAGCTACCTCCTAAACTATAGTGGCTGCCAGTAGCAGAACGTTTAAATTGTGGTTTATATACTTTTTTGCATTGTAAATAGACATGGTTGTACATTGTCACTGTAATAAAAAGATTCCTTGTATATCAAAATCACGTAGTTTGTACAAAATATTGGAGGGTTATTTACTGTATGCTGTAATTTTTGTAAGCCAAAATATtcacaagtaaaaaaaaagtaagaaaaacCCAGCTAAACAGAAATACTCCAGAGTTCTGCATTTGTACATATTTATATTGACAAATGATACAGCTTATGCTGGCAGGAGCGTCTCgttaaaaacaaataaagggTATATGAGTATTGATGGTAATTATTTATCTCACTATTTTAAAAACATAAGTGTGCAACAAGACTACAGATGCACACAATCAGCATGGGAAATAATGCTCATAAATATGGTGTCAGAGACAGTCTACTACATATGGTTGGAGTTTGGGGAAGGAGACGTGCCAAGAGAATAACAGTTGCCAGTTTAAATGTGGATTTATGATCTCAGCCTAATGCTGACTCTGTAGACTTGCAGTAGGCTGAAACCTCCAGAGAAGTGTTTGGCTTTTTACAAAGCATTCTTTTTAAAGAGGC
This genomic window from Alligator mississippiensis isolate rAllMis1 chromosome 2, rAllMis1, whole genome shotgun sequence contains:
- the LGR4 gene encoding leucine-rich repeat-containing G-protein coupled receptor 4 isoform X2, which gives rise to MRCLAVLGFLAWGGFGSSAGPSGGASPAPCPAPCSCDGDGGVDCSGRGLPAVPDGLSAFTHALDISMNNITKLPEDAFKNFPYLEELRLDANHITTVPEDSFEGLVQLRHLWLDDNSLTEVPIRPLSNLPSLQALTLALNKIMHIPDFAFTNLSSLVVLHLHNNKIKTIGKHCFDGLDNLETLDLNYNNMVEFPEAIKALPSLKELGFHSNYISIIPDGAFVGNPLLRTIHLYDNPLSFVGNSAFQNLSDLHSLVIRGASMVQWFPNLTGTINLESLTLTGTKISSIPVNLCQEQKLLRTLDLSYNNIKEVANFKGCSSLEEISLQHNQIFEIREDTFQGLTSLRILDLSKNRIHQVHKEAFTTLGALTNLDLSFNELISIPTEGLNGLNQLKLAGNFELKEALAAKEFAKLRSLSVPYAYQCCAFWGCDSYLNSNTEESSHQDQSAAIDHDRGTADADVLRNGENEELGQTIIHCTPTTGAFKPCEYLLGSWMIRLTVWFIFLVAMFFNLLVILTVFASCTPLPSSKLFIGLISVSNLFMGVYTGILTFLDAVSWGRFAEFGILWETGSGCKVAGFLAVFSSESAIFFLMLAAVERSFSAKEIIKKGKSNRLKQFQVAAVFAFLCATVAGCLPLFHKGEYSASPLCLPFPTGETPSLGFTVTLVLLNSLAFLLMAIIYTKLYCNLEKEDLSENSQSSMIKHVAWLIFTNCIFFCPVAFFSFAPLITAISISPEIMKSVTLIFFPLPACLNPVLYVFFNPKFKEDWKLLRRHMTKKNGAVAIAVNTQGGCMTQDFYYDCGMYTHLQGHLAMCECCESLLLSKPVSCKHLIKSHSCPTLAVVPCQRPDGYWSDCGTQSAHSDYADEDDSFVSDSSDQVQACGRACFYQSRGFPLVRYAYNIPRIKD
- the LGR4 gene encoding leucine-rich repeat-containing G-protein coupled receptor 4 isoform X1 yields the protein MRCLAVLGFLAWGGFGSSAGPSGGASPAPCPAPCSCDGDGGVDCSGRGLPAVPDGLSAFTHALDISMNNITKLPEDAFKNFPYLEELRLAGNDLSFIHPKALSGLKELKVLTLQNNQLKTVPNEAIRGLSGLQSLRLDANHITTVPEDSFEGLVQLRHLWLDDNSLTEVPIRPLSNLPSLQALTLALNKIMHIPDFAFTNLSSLVVLHLHNNKIKTIGKHCFDGLDNLETLDLNYNNMVEFPEAIKALPSLKELGFHSNYISIIPDGAFVGNPLLRTIHLYDNPLSFVGNSAFQNLSDLHSLVIRGASMVQWFPNLTGTINLESLTLTGTKISSIPVNLCQEQKLLRTLDLSYNNIKEVANFKGCSSLEEISLQHNQIFEIREDTFQGLTSLRILDLSKNRIHQVHKEAFTTLGALTNLDLSFNELISIPTEGLNGLNQLKLAGNFELKEALAAKEFAKLRSLSVPYAYQCCAFWGCDSYLNSNTEESSHQDQSAAIDHDRGTADADVLRNGENEELGQTIIHCTPTTGAFKPCEYLLGSWMIRLTVWFIFLVAMFFNLLVILTVFASCTPLPSSKLFIGLISVSNLFMGVYTGILTFLDAVSWGRFAEFGILWETGSGCKVAGFLAVFSSESAIFFLMLAAVERSFSAKEIIKKGKSNRLKQFQVAAVFAFLCATVAGCLPLFHKGEYSASPLCLPFPTGETPSLGFTVTLVLLNSLAFLLMAIIYTKLYCNLEKEDLSENSQSSMIKHVAWLIFTNCIFFCPVAFFSFAPLITAISISPEIMKSVTLIFFPLPACLNPVLYVFFNPKFKEDWKLLRRHMTKKNGAVAIAVNTQGGCMTQDFYYDCGMYTHLQGHLAMCECCESLLLSKPVSCKHLIKSHSCPTLAVVPCQRPDGYWSDCGTQSAHSDYADEDDSFVSDSSDQVQACGRACFYQSRGFPLVRYAYNIPRIKD